The following proteins are encoded in a genomic region of Candidatus Omnitrophota bacterium:
- a CDS encoding acetate/propionate family kinase: protein MSYRIFKYQGARNVELILKGKAYRVGGQGMKSSYIENQFNGKTTKEILPISDYVKATALAVDYINKNNIRVDAIGHRFVHGGEYFKRSVLLDRTSLKRMERCLPLAPLHNPISMNIIKETIRMFPRVPQYAVIDSAFHSSIPAKAYTYPVPRRIIEQYQYRRYGFHGISCSYVCRHLSEFLKKSPGKINMIVCHLGTGGASVTAIKKGCSVDTSMGFSPNSGLIMSTRSGDIDPMVVVSLMQISDFHSQEISDLLNKRSGLLGISGFSSDITDIIAFLGHKRFGKRAQLAFDMYVNRLKSYIGRYLMVLGGQVDALVFTDDIGVNNPLIRESVCRSLCWAGIVIDKKKNEKVSREQTVSIQSSSSKIAVVTMPTEEEMMICLEGARLLKGCR from the coding sequence TTGAGCTATAGAATTTTTAAGTATCAAGGCGCGCGTAACGTTGAGTTGATTTTAAAAGGGAAAGCTTATCGCGTAGGCGGGCAAGGTATGAAATCTTCTTATATCGAGAACCAATTTAATGGTAAGACAACCAAAGAAATTCTTCCAATTTCGGATTATGTAAAAGCAACTGCTTTAGCTGTTGATTATATTAATAAAAATAATATTAGGGTCGATGCTATCGGTCATCGGTTTGTTCATGGGGGAGAATATTTTAAACGATCGGTTTTGCTTGACCGGACAAGTTTAAAAAGAATGGAACGATGCTTACCTTTAGCTCCTCTTCACAACCCTATATCGATGAATATAATTAAAGAGACAATAAGAATGTTTCCTAGAGTTCCGCAATACGCAGTTATTGATTCTGCTTTTCATTCTTCGATTCCAGCTAAGGCATACACTTATCCTGTTCCAAGGCGAATTATTGAGCAGTACCAATATCGTCGTTATGGATTCCATGGGATTTCTTGTTCTTATGTTTGTCGTCATTTATCGGAATTCTTGAAAAAAAGTCCTGGAAAAATAAATATGATCGTCTGTCATTTAGGAACAGGAGGCGCTAGTGTTACTGCAATAAAAAAAGGATGTTCGGTTGATACTTCGATGGGGTTTTCTCCGAATTCTGGGTTAATTATGAGTACAAGATCGGGAGATATCGATCCGATGGTTGTTGTTAGCTTAATGCAGATTTCTGATTTTCATTCTCAGGAAATTAGTGATTTATTAAACAAGAGAAGTGGGCTTTTGGGCATATCCGGATTCTCTAGCGATATAACAGATATTATTGCTTTTCTTGGGCATAAGCGGTTTGGAAAAAGGGCTCAATTAGCTTTTGATATGTATGTAAATCGACTTAAAAGTTATATTGGCAGGTATCTTATGGTGCTTGGTGGTCAGGTTGATGCGTTGGTGTTTACCGACGATATTGGTGTTAATAATCCATTGATTCGCGAGAGCGTTTGTAGGTCGCTGTGTTGGGCAGGTATTGTTATCGATAAGAAAAAGAATGAAAAAGTATCTCGAGAACAGACAGTTTCAATTCAGTCTTCTTCTTCAAAAATTGCTGTTGTGACGATGCCAACTGAAGAGGAGATGATGATTTGTCTTGAGGGTGCACGTTTGCTGAAAGGATGCAGATGA
- a CDS encoding phosphate acyltransferase: MYTEVIEQIRDRAKSDPKRIIFPEAEDDRVLKAVDYIRQEGIAEPLLFSSRNIDPSQRDQFAYLLYEIRQAKGMTYKKAKELMDDPLFYAAMMLRCGLVDGMVAGASHSTAAVMRAVLYCLELNDKIGVVTSCFLMGVPNCVFGEEGVLLYADCGVIPNPTSDQLARIAVSSAQFFQDVMDVTARVAMLSFSSKGSASGELVDKVRNSVELAKDLKKDFFIEGELQADSALVPEVAAWKLNDSDVAGKANVLIFPTLDAGNIGYKLTERLANARAIGPIILGTIQPCSDLSRGCSVDDIIACTALTVIRAQKKFSNSRNIFINFDKHYAYIGI, translated from the coding sequence ATGTACACAGAAGTTATTGAACAAATTCGGGATCGGGCTAAAAGTGATCCTAAAAGGATTATTTTTCCTGAGGCTGAAGATGATAGAGTTTTGAAAGCGGTTGATTATATTCGTCAAGAGGGAATTGCGGAGCCTCTTTTGTTTTCATCGAGGAACATTGATCCTTCTCAAAGAGATCAGTTTGCGTATTTGCTTTATGAAATTCGACAGGCCAAAGGAATGACTTATAAAAAAGCTAAGGAATTGATGGATGATCCGCTTTTTTATGCCGCAATGATGTTGCGCTGCGGACTTGTTGATGGGATGGTTGCTGGCGCGTCTCATTCAACCGCAGCGGTTATGCGTGCGGTTCTTTATTGTTTGGAATTAAATGATAAAATTGGGGTTGTAACTAGTTGTTTTTTAATGGGAGTTCCTAACTGTGTTTTCGGCGAGGAAGGGGTTTTGCTTTATGCGGATTGTGGCGTTATTCCAAACCCGACTAGTGATCAATTGGCACGGATTGCTGTCTCAAGTGCACAGTTTTTTCAGGATGTTATGGATGTGACAGCGAGGGTTGCAATGTTAAGCTTTTCTTCAAAAGGAAGTGCGAGCGGTGAACTTGTTGACAAGGTAAGAAATTCGGTTGAGCTCGCTAAGGATTTAAAGAAGGATTTCTTTATTGAGGGAGAATTGCAGGCGGATAGCGCTCTTGTTCCAGAAGTTGCAGCTTGGAAATTGAATGATAGTGATGTTGCTGGGAAAGCCAATGTTTTAATTTTTCCTACATTGGATGCAGGTAATATTGGTTATAAATTGACTGAACGTCTGGCAAATGCTAGGGCAATTGGCCCGATCATTTTGGGCACAATTCAGCCATGTAGTGATTTATCTCGCGGATGTAGTGTAGACGATATTATTGCTTGTACGGCTCTGACCGTTATTCGGGCACAAAAGAAATTTTCTAATTCACGCAATATTTTTATTAATTTTGATAAGCATTATGCATATATTGGTATTTAA
- a CDS encoding sensor domain-containing diguanylate cyclase — protein sequence MEPINLEGRVKNSLDQEGRFELDDIVHSMKSGLYAADNEGNISFANRAFAEMFRFESEQDVLGVNLADQFYLQRNDRAAFLRSLNEKGFISDYRIQMVRRDGSRVAITAQSNFLKNKKGKIVGVEGILKELSEEKIVEENKILENSQISSNAGNPKETDSLFEDSLTGLYNYQYFLRCLDFEVKRTNRFFQPLCAIMIDIDNFHSFVDKYGQDSGDDLLKKAGVIFKNNFRDTDIVCRQSRDQFLAILSVTTRSEAMSIAKKVKDALQKTMLPDAATCSMGISRYILGMSTQELLLKTNLGLCMAKEMGKNEACFYG from the coding sequence ATGGAACCTATTAATCTAGAAGGAAGAGTAAAAAATAGCCTTGATCAAGAAGGAAGATTTGAGTTGGATGATATTGTTCATTCTATGAAAAGTGGTCTTTACGCTGCAGATAACGAAGGTAATATTTCATTCGCTAATCGAGCATTTGCTGAGATGTTTCGTTTTGAGAGTGAGCAGGATGTTCTTGGTGTTAATTTAGCTGATCAATTTTATTTGCAAAGGAATGACCGAGCTGCTTTTTTAAGAAGTTTAAATGAAAAAGGGTTTATCTCTGATTATAGAATTCAAATGGTTCGCCGAGACGGGAGTCGGGTTGCTATCACTGCCCAAAGTAATTTTTTAAAGAATAAGAAAGGAAAGATTGTTGGGGTGGAAGGGATTTTGAAAGAGCTTTCTGAAGAAAAAATAGTGGAAGAAAATAAGATTTTAGAAAATTCCCAAATAAGCAGTAACGCTGGGAACCCGAAGGAGACAGATTCTTTATTTGAAGATTCATTGACGGGACTTTACAATTATCAATATTTTCTTCGTTGTTTAGATTTTGAAGTTAAACGTACGAATCGATTTTTTCAACCGTTATGTGCGATTATGATAGATATTGATAATTTCCATAGTTTTGTTGATAAATATGGACAGGACAGTGGTGATGATTTGCTAAAGAAAGCTGGAGTAATTTTTAAGAATAATTTTCGCGACACAGATATTGTTTGCCGGCAATCGCGAGATCAGTTTTTGGCGATTCTATCAGTAACCACAAGGTCTGAAGCGATGTCGATTGCGAAGAAGGTTAAAGATGCTTTACAAAAAACAATGCTTCCAGATGCTGCAACCTGCAGCATGGGGATAAGTCGGTATATTCTTGGGATGAGCACACAAGAGCTTTTGTTGAAAACTAATCTTGGTTTGTGCATGGCCAAAGAGATGGGAAAGAATGAAGCTTGCTTTTATGGTTAA
- a CDS encoding XRE family transcriptional regulator produces MKSVGINIKRLRDQKEITLREMAKDVGVSPSFLSQVEKGKASPSLATLKSIADALETTIGSLVGEDVNQKNKIVTRECDRKSLKHVGQGIRMSLLSESNPYKQMEPLLFKLSNNASSGESSYSHYGQEFVLVLKGAFEIMLGDTYYSLKKGDSIYFNSNTPHSFKNLNKGETEVLWVVTPPSF; encoded by the coding sequence ATGAAAAGTGTTGGAATTAATATAAAAAGATTAAGAGATCAGAAAGAGATCACTCTTAGGGAGATGGCTAAAGATGTAGGCGTTAGTCCAAGTTTTCTTTCCCAAGTAGAAAAAGGAAAGGCTTCTCCATCCCTTGCCACATTAAAGTCGATTGCTGATGCGCTAGAAACAACGATAGGTAGCTTGGTTGGCGAGGACGTTAATCAAAAAAATAAGATTGTCACAAGAGAGTGTGATCGTAAGTCGCTTAAACATGTGGGGCAGGGTATACGGATGTCTCTTTTGTCTGAATCAAATCCGTATAAGCAAATGGAACCTTTGCTGTTTAAGTTAAGCAATAATGCTTCCTCTGGGGAATCTTCTTATTCTCATTATGGTCAAGAATTTGTTTTGGTTCTTAAAGGAGCGTTTGAAATTATGTTGGGCGATACATACTATTCTTTAAAGAAAGGAGATAGCATCTATTTTAATTCTAATACGCCACATTCTTTTAAGAATTTAAATAAAGGAGAAACAGAGGTTTTGTGGGTTGTGACACCGCCGAGTTTTTAG
- a CDS encoding class I SAM-dependent methyltransferase yields the protein MEKLKHYVTDEKIEYHAEIFANRIKRQYKHLARRFQRRNIDVFRLYDRDIPEVRAVVDWYQGHLVVGEYIRLQTGPTWLPRMAKAAGEILNIPEDKVFLKRRQTKSASGARYKNSKSQRMRLAVSERDLKFWVKLDGLVDTGLFSDHRNTRELVREMVKDKDFLNLYAYTGSFSCVAALGGAKSIVTVDRSATYLQWARDNFKLNNINNLKYEFVCSDTEKYLDDLKRKGRKFTLAFVDPPSFSQRRGKNSVFDINKHHVELLEKVFLVMAKDSTVIFSTNHQRFDPKLRRLNVKQVKELTPKTIPEDYRNKLVHRCWQIDL from the coding sequence ATGGAAAAGCTAAAACATTATGTTACAGATGAGAAAATAGAATATCACGCTGAAATTTTTGCTAATCGAATCAAAAGGCAATACAAGCATTTGGCTCGTCGTTTTCAGCGCCGGAATATTGATGTTTTTCGTTTATACGACCGGGATATCCCTGAGGTAAGAGCAGTCGTGGATTGGTACCAGGGACATTTGGTTGTTGGTGAATATATCCGTTTGCAGACAGGACCTACTTGGTTGCCACGGATGGCAAAAGCCGCAGGTGAAATTCTTAATATCCCAGAAGACAAGGTTTTTTTAAAACGTCGGCAAACGAAGAGTGCTTCCGGAGCGCGTTATAAAAATTCAAAGTCACAGCGAATGCGATTGGCTGTTTCTGAGCGGGATTTAAAGTTTTGGGTTAAGCTCGACGGACTAGTGGATACGGGATTGTTTTCCGATCATCGTAATACGCGTGAATTGGTGCGGGAAATGGTAAAAGATAAGGATTTTCTTAATCTTTATGCCTACACTGGTTCTTTTAGCTGTGTTGCAGCACTCGGTGGAGCAAAATCAATTGTGACGGTGGATCGATCAGCGACATATCTTCAATGGGCGAGGGATAATTTTAAATTAAATAATATTAATAATTTAAAATATGAGTTTGTTTGTTCTGATACCGAAAAATATTTAGATGACTTGAAAAGAAAGGGACGCAAATTTACGCTTGCGTTTGTAGATCCTCCGTCTTTTTCTCAGCGTCGAGGAAAGAATTCTGTGTTCGACATTAATAAGCACCATGTCGAGTTGCTCGAAAAAGTTTTTCTTGTGATGGCAAAAGATTCAACAGTTATCTTTTCGACCAATCATCAACGTTTTGATCCTAAATTAAGAAGGCTTAACGTCAAACAAGTTAAAGAGCTGACGCCTAAAACGATTCCTGAAGATTATCGTAATAAGCTGGTTCATCGTTGCTGGCAGATTGATTTGTAA
- the phoU gene encoding phosphate signaling complex protein PhoU, whose translation MKRNIDDELKKLNIDILKMAAMVEEAIHKSVEALKKHDKKQALSVIDNDKKIDDMEIKIEEEVIDLFALFQPLACDLRLITTGMHINTELERMADLTVNISQRVLESSGQPLPKSLLDIVKLANQAKLMVKNSIDSFVNHDQELAKQVILSDKESNRLRTVIIRELIDEHMIKDSAMVTQAVALLLVARDLERICDHAAAIAEDVIYMINAKVIKHHRELL comes from the coding sequence ATGAAAAGAAATATTGATGATGAATTAAAGAAACTGAATATAGATATTCTAAAGATGGCAGCAATGGTAGAAGAGGCGATACATAAATCTGTCGAAGCTCTTAAGAAACATGATAAGAAGCAGGCGCTTTCTGTTATTGATAATGATAAAAAGATCGATGATATGGAGATAAAGATTGAGGAGGAAGTGATCGACCTTTTTGCATTATTTCAGCCTCTTGCATGTGATCTTCGTTTGATTACGACAGGAATGCATATAAACACTGAACTCGAAAGAATGGCAGATTTAACAGTAAATATTTCACAAAGGGTTTTAGAGTCATCTGGTCAGCCTTTACCAAAGTCGTTGTTGGATATTGTAAAATTAGCTAATCAGGCAAAGTTAATGGTTAAGAATTCAATAGACTCTTTTGTAAATCATGATCAGGAATTAGCTAAACAAGTTATTCTTTCTGATAAAGAGTCAAACAGATTGCGAACGGTTATTATCAGAGAATTGATTGACGAACACATGATAAAAGATAGTGCAATGGTGACTCAAGCCGTTGCCCTTCTTTTGGTTGCTCGTGATTTAGAGAGAATTTGTGATCATGCTGCGGCCATAGCAGAAGATGTAATTTATATGATTAATGCTAAAGTCATTAAGCATCATAGAGAGTTATTGTAA
- the pstB gene encoding phosphate ABC transporter ATP-binding protein PstB, with translation MTTITEENVFKLKNNGLKASYINKDIENNAIKIVVENFNFFYDKTHALKNINMGIRSNTVVGIIGPSGCGKSTFLRCFNRMNDIIHKIKYEGGIFIDENNIFDKDLDVVDLRRKVGMVFQKSNPFPKSIFENVAYGLRINGVKNKDLIQEKVEKSLKDAALWDEIKDRLNESAFSLSGGQQQRLCIARALAIEPQILLLDEPASALDPIATGKIEELIHELKKKYTIIIVTHNMQQAARVSDYTAFFMLGELVEYNFTNKIFTNPAKKITEDYVTGRFG, from the coding sequence ATGACGACGATAACAGAGGAAAACGTATTTAAATTAAAGAATAATGGTTTGAAAGCTAGCTATATTAATAAAGATATAGAAAACAATGCGATTAAGATAGTCGTAGAGAATTTTAATTTTTTCTATGATAAAACTCATGCACTTAAAAATATTAATATGGGAATAAGGTCTAATACAGTTGTGGGAATCATAGGGCCTTCTGGCTGCGGAAAATCAACATTCTTAAGATGTTTTAATAGGATGAACGATATTATTCATAAGATAAAATATGAGGGTGGTATTTTTATAGATGAGAATAATATTTTTGATAAAGATTTGGATGTGGTTGATTTAAGACGTAAAGTTGGTATGGTTTTTCAGAAGTCAAATCCTTTTCCAAAGTCTATTTTTGAAAACGTAGCATATGGTTTAAGAATTAATGGGGTAAAAAATAAGGATTTAATTCAAGAGAAAGTTGAAAAGAGTCTCAAAGATGCTGCTTTGTGGGATGAGATAAAAGATAGGCTAAATGAAAGTGCGTTTTCTTTGTCGGGAGGACAGCAGCAGCGATTATGTATTGCACGCGCTCTTGCCATTGAACCTCAGATATTATTGTTAGATGAGCCTGCTTCAGCGTTAGATCCGATTGCTACTGGCAAGATAGAAGAATTAATTCATGAGTTAAAAAAGAAATATACGATTATTATTGTTACGCATAATATGCAACAGGCGGCACGCGTTTCAGACTATACCGCATTTTTTATGCTAGGCGAGTTGGTTGAATATAATTTTACAAATAAGATTTTTACAAATCCTGCAAAAAAAATTACAGAAGATTACGTTACGGGAAGGTTTGGTTAA
- the pstA gene encoding phosphate ABC transporter permease PstA has protein sequence MKKNYIEQAIGFGLLRGCLVVVLFIVGFILYDIISKGKSVISWEFLSQMPTNGMTEGGILPAIFGTFLVTTITAILAVPLGMGCAIYLSEYATKGKITRLIRMSIRNLSGVPSIVYGLFGVVLFVQLMKLNASVLSAGLTLGLMTLPWTITASEEALKGVPKSYREGSLALGATKWQTIRTNVLPYAVPGMLTGTILGLARAAGETAPILFTGAAFYLPFLPRSLSDQFMALPYHLYIMSTQHHAIEKVRPLAYGTALVLIGLVFCMNLFAVILRYKLRKVRME, from the coding sequence ATGAAAAAAAATTACATTGAGCAAGCTATAGGATTTGGGCTGTTAAGGGGATGCCTTGTTGTTGTTTTATTTATTGTTGGGTTTATTCTTTACGATATTATTTCTAAAGGAAAGAGCGTAATAAGCTGGGAATTCTTAAGCCAAATGCCAACAAATGGAATGACAGAGGGTGGAATTTTGCCAGCAATATTTGGAACATTTCTCGTTACGACCATTACAGCTATTTTGGCAGTTCCGTTAGGCATGGGATGTGCTATTTATTTGAGCGAATATGCTACAAAAGGGAAAATAACGCGATTGATAAGAATGTCTATCCGTAATTTATCCGGAGTTCCTTCGATTGTTTATGGCTTGTTTGGAGTTGTTTTGTTTGTGCAGTTGATGAAATTAAATGCTTCGGTATTGTCTGCAGGATTAACTTTAGGACTTATGACTTTGCCGTGGACAATTACAGCAAGTGAAGAGGCGCTGAAAGGCGTGCCTAAATCATATAGAGAAGGGTCGTTGGCTCTTGGTGCCACTAAGTGGCAAACTATCCGGACAAATGTTTTACCTTATGCTGTCCCGGGAATGCTTACCGGAACTATTCTTGGCTTAGCTCGAGCAGCAGGAGAGACAGCGCCGATTTTATTTACTGGAGCTGCATTCTATTTGCCTTTTTTGCCGAGATCTCTTTCGGATCAATTTATGGCATTGCCGTATCATCTTTATATTATGTCAACACAACATCATGCGATTGAGAAAGTAAGGCCATTAGCTTATGGAACGGCGTTGGTTTTAATTGGCCTTGTTTTTTGCATGAATCTTTTTGCAGTAATATTGAGATATAAGTTAAGAAAGGTTAGGATGGAATGA
- the pstC gene encoding phosphate ABC transporter permease subunit PstC, protein MEKLIHGFFFANGMISVVALLGIFALLIFTSIPAFQEINVWSFLFGSVWNPTSYVEEQYGIVPMLVSTLIVTVGALLIAIPLGVGTAAYLSDVASRRVREIAKPIVEILAGIPSVVLGFLGIVLVGPLLAKIFHTHNGLNAINGAVLLAVMALPTIVSISEDALSSVPSSYEQASLALGASKWQTVIRVKVPAALSGIIAACMLGMGRAIGETMTVLMATGCAPAMPESILGPVRTLTSSIAIELGEVAYNTTHYYALFALGLVLFIITFFVNMASDIILHKYEQVNR, encoded by the coding sequence ATGGAAAAGCTTATCCACGGCTTTTTCTTTGCAAACGGCATGATTTCAGTTGTTGCGCTTTTAGGTATTTTTGCGTTATTAATTTTTACCTCCATACCGGCGTTTCAGGAAATTAATGTATGGTCTTTCTTGTTCGGGTCTGTTTGGAATCCGACATCGTATGTGGAAGAGCAATACGGCATCGTTCCAATGTTAGTAAGCACACTTATTGTTACTGTTGGAGCATTACTTATTGCGATACCCTTAGGCGTTGGAACAGCTGCTTATTTGTCAGATGTCGCTAGTCGGAGGGTAAGAGAAATCGCCAAACCTATTGTTGAAATTTTAGCTGGAATACCATCTGTTGTTCTTGGTTTTCTAGGGATCGTTCTTGTTGGGCCGCTTTTGGCAAAGATATTTCATACTCATAACGGGCTGAATGCTATTAATGGTGCTGTGCTCTTGGCTGTCATGGCTTTGCCGACTATTGTTAGCATCTCTGAGGATGCATTAAGTAGTGTGCCAAGTTCTTACGAGCAGGCTTCTTTGGCTTTAGGAGCTTCGAAATGGCAAACTGTTATTCGAGTAAAAGTTCCAGCTGCATTATCGGGTATTATTGCTGCTTGTATGCTTGGAATGGGAAGAGCGATTGGAGAAACAATGACCGTTTTGATGGCAACGGGCTGTGCTCCTGCTATGCCAGAAAGCATACTTGGGCCGGTAAGAACCCTTACTTCGAGTATAGCCATTGAGCTGGGAGAAGTTGCCTACAATACGACTCATTATTATGCGTTATTTGCTTTAGGGTTGGTATTATTTATCATTACATTTTTTGTTAATATGGCATCTGATATTATTTTGCATAAATACGAACAGGTGAATAGATAA
- a CDS encoding PstS family phosphate ABC transporter substrate-binding protein has protein sequence MKRFLILSLFVAFLMCATSVYAEDMIQIKGSDTLINLVQALAEEYMAQNPGKYIAVTGGGSGTGIAALINGKCDIANASRQMKAKEVEQASKNGVKVKRVVVAMDGLSVITNGNNSVNQLTVDEIGRIFRGEVTNWSEVGGPNMSITLYGRQSNSGTFVFFQESVLKGDYSQKMNRMNGNAQIVEAVKQDQSGIGYVGVGYVKDASGINVLKVASMAGAAYANPLSEADVKSGKYPISRPLNQYINGTPTGEVKAFLEFELSPQGQKEVEKQGFFQLPGEYVEYNSKAGL, from the coding sequence ATGAAACGATTTTTAATTTTATCATTGTTTGTTGCATTTTTGATGTGTGCTACAAGCGTTTATGCCGAGGACATGATTCAGATCAAAGGGTCAGACACTTTAATTAATCTTGTTCAGGCATTAGCTGAAGAATATATGGCTCAAAATCCAGGTAAATATATTGCAGTTACTGGAGGAGGCTCTGGAACAGGTATCGCAGCATTAATTAACGGTAAATGTGACATAGCTAATGCTTCTAGGCAAATGAAGGCAAAAGAAGTAGAGCAGGCATCAAAAAATGGAGTTAAGGTTAAGAGAGTTGTTGTTGCCATGGATGGGCTAAGCGTAATCACAAACGGAAATAATTCTGTTAATCAGCTTACTGTAGATGAGATCGGTAGAATTTTTAGAGGTGAAGTTACGAATTGGAGTGAAGTTGGTGGACCGAACATGTCTATAACGCTTTATGGTCGTCAATCAAACTCAGGAACATTTGTGTTTTTCCAGGAGTCTGTATTAAAAGGTGATTATTCTCAGAAAATGAATCGAATGAATGGAAATGCACAAATAGTGGAAGCTGTAAAGCAGGATCAATCAGGCATAGGTTATGTAGGTGTAGGGTACGTAAAAGATGCGAGCGGTATTAACGTGCTAAAGGTTGCTTCTATGGCTGGTGCTGCTTATGCTAATCCACTGAGTGAGGCAGATGTAAAGAGCGGAAAGTATCCTATTTCACGTCCTTTAAATCAATATATTAATGGAACGCCTACAGGCGAAGTAAAGGCTTTTCTAGAGTTCGAATTAAGTCCGCAAGGACAGAAAGAAGTTGAAAAGCAAGGTTTTTTTCAGCTTCCAGGTGAATATGTAGAATATAACAGTAAGGCAGGATTGTAA
- a CDS encoding putative porin encodes MKKFFLALFLGAIVFGACSSSSSAGEIDILVNKLVQKNILTPMEAEIILDETKQEVAKEIAEHKSYALPEWVQKMKLKGDLRVRYQYESKAADKGQAKYNRSRGRYRFRLGVTTDVADQVEVGFGLATGGADPRSTNQTMGQEFETPDIRLDYAYAKYSPLSSVDIYVGRFARKPVLWQTDDLLWDGDINPDGIAVSATHSVGMLDGFLNAGVFPMFEYNTSAVEKGSAADPAMYYAQVGVGSKVGEKISLKGAVAYYGFTGLEGKTFDNSAKTNTGNSTGLVYDYNTVNPTVELKISNPFEGIDLPIAIEAISFFGNYIYNPDPSDNNKGYLAGMKFGDKKIKNPGSWQIKYCYRHLETDAWLDIFPDSDAYGGETNVAGHEVAWSYAIKKNVILGLDYYNMHPINGSTSNTQHLIQADVLFKF; translated from the coding sequence ATGAAGAAGTTTTTTTTAGCATTGTTTTTAGGAGCAATCGTATTTGGGGCTTGTTCTTCAAGTTCATCTGCAGGAGAGATCGATATTTTGGTGAACAAGTTAGTTCAAAAAAATATTCTGACTCCTATGGAGGCAGAAATAATTTTGGATGAAACGAAACAGGAAGTTGCGAAAGAGATAGCTGAGCATAAATCTTATGCATTACCTGAATGGGTTCAGAAGATGAAGCTTAAAGGTGATTTGCGTGTTCGTTATCAATATGAATCAAAAGCCGCTGATAAAGGCCAAGCTAAATACAATCGAAGCCGTGGGAGATATCGTTTTCGTTTAGGCGTGACAACAGATGTGGCTGATCAAGTAGAAGTCGGTTTTGGTTTGGCTACAGGTGGAGCAGATCCTCGATCAACAAACCAGACGATGGGTCAAGAGTTTGAGACGCCAGATATTCGTCTAGACTATGCATATGCCAAATATTCTCCGCTTTCCAGCGTAGATATTTATGTCGGACGATTTGCACGAAAGCCAGTTCTTTGGCAAACAGATGACCTTCTTTGGGATGGAGATATCAACCCAGATGGTATTGCCGTTTCGGCAACTCATTCAGTTGGCATGTTAGACGGATTCTTAAACGCAGGTGTTTTTCCTATGTTTGAATATAATACATCTGCTGTAGAGAAGGGCTCAGCTGCTGACCCTGCGATGTATTATGCCCAGGTAGGTGTTGGTTCTAAGGTTGGTGAGAAGATCAGCCTGAAAGGTGCTGTTGCCTATTATGGATTTACAGGTCTTGAAGGAAAAACTTTTGATAACTCAGCTAAAACGAACACAGGAAACAGTACAGGTTTAGTGTATGATTACAATACGGTTAATCCTACAGTTGAACTTAAAATTAGCAATCCATTTGAAGGAATAGATCTTCCGATCGCTATTGAAGCAATCAGTTTCTTTGGAAATTATATTTATAATCCAGATCCTAGTGATAATAATAAAGGATATCTTGCTGGTATGAAATTTGGAGATAAGAAAATTAAGAATCCAGGTAGCTGGCAAATTAAATATTGTTATCGTCACCTTGAAACAGATGCTTGGTTAGATATTTTCCCAGACTCTGATGCTTATGGTGGAGAAACAAATGTTGCTGGTCACGAAGTTGCATGGTCTTATGCAATCAAGAAAAATGTTATTCTTGGCCTAGATTATTACAATATGCATCCTATTAATGGAAGTACAAGCAATACACAGCATTTGATTCAGGCAGATGTGTTATTTAAGTTTTAA